Part of the Vigna angularis cultivar LongXiaoDou No.4 chromosome 1, ASM1680809v1, whole genome shotgun sequence genome, AAGTTTTATATCAATCAGCCCTGGATTGGCCAGCACGAGAAGAGAGGATGATGCCAACAATGAGACCGTATAACGCCAAAGCCTCAGCAAAAATAAGGATGAGAATCATTCCAACAAAAAGCTTTGGCTGCTGAGCATTTGCCCTGAAAAAGAATTACCAACATGTCAAATTCAATTTGTTAAAATGAaacttaaaatcttaaattctcATTAGTAATTATGAATCAACAGGAGTAAATTAAAATGCAATGTGATGTGTCGCCTAAAAATaaccatataaaaaattttaccCAACTAGAGACACCATACTATCATCCCAGGATACGAAGAAACTAACAATTCCTTGCAGCACGTGTGATTACGGCTCTGAACTACTTTTTTCTGTCCTTGCATTTTATCACAATAAAGACATCGAAACATTCAATCTTTATAACAGCAACCCGATGAGATCTCTTGCACCCATCACTAGCAACTTGGTAACCGTTTATCTTCAACTGATAAGACACTAATTAGTAGATCAAAGAAAATTCTCACAAATTGCTCGACCACACATTCCTTCTGCCAATTATATGCTAAAGGAGTCTTCAACATTCCACCACATTCCATCTCTCCAAATTGCGATATTTAAAAGGCCATTGTGATTTTGGATTCATAAATGAATTCAAGGATTGCAGCATATATGGAAATGAAACTTAGTTGACAATACGCACACACAAACATATCTAAACATCAACAACTTTCACCAAAATGTGAGTAGAGAGAAGTTATTTTGATGGTACCAAAGCAGTGGTGGTAGGTTGCACAGAGGTGAGGGTCAAAATATCACATCAGGTACCAAAGCTAATTGGATTCACATGGAATCATCCATGTTTAAAATCACGTTGAAATGGCATCTAACGTGATTTTAAGTAAATTTCACAATTTCCACGTAAGGAGTTGATTATGGGTCTAAGAATTgattttaagtgtttttttttattttttgttatcagCAACATAATTGATTTCAAGTTGAAACAACTTTAATGATCTTTAACATTTGATACAAAATATTGTACTTAGTGTTACCACTAAGTTCCGTTTAGAACAAATGAAAATCCAAATACAAATCACAcaacttcaaaataaattataaccaATATGAATATGgcataattaatttcattcgAAATCAATTTCGCATACACACATAGGGAATAAGTTATTACAAATCACAAACAAAAGCGGTAATACTAGTAGTAACAACACCAGAAGTAGAAATAATaagttcaataaataaaaaaataatgagatgCGTTCATCACTAAGCATAACAAGACCCAAAAGttgtttcttgatttcttcATTCTAGTGTTGCAGGTTGTAAACTCGCAAGTCACGATCATACAAAACACTCTGAAAAACTAGTCCACATAAGTGAAAAAATATGTCTTTAGATGTTATGCTCGAATTACCGGTACCAACCAGTCCAtcacataaaatattacaaagtAAAACCGTATACACAGACTCCCCCCCACATGCGCAGTATTTGATAACTAACCAACAACAAGAAAACAGAACAGTAGCAATAACTCGATCCGAACAACAGGAAGAACAGTTCATAATGAAAAGGGAAGGATTGAAAAGATGAATACCTGACACCGGCGTCGCCGACGATGCCGATGGCCATGCCGGCGGAGAGGCCAGCGAGGCCACAAGCGAGACCCGAAGAGAGGTGCGCGTAACCGTCGAAGAGGTAATAGGATTTGGCCTTAGGGTTAATGCCCGTACTTATGATAACCGCAATAATCAAACCGTAGATCCCCAACACACCAGCCATCACGACAGGCACGATCGATTTCATTACCAGCTCCGGTCTCATCACTCCCATCGACGCCACCCCCACGCCGCTCTTCGCGGTGCCGTACGCCGCACCCATGCCTGAAACGGCGCAAAAATTCAGATAAATGACATCGCGAATCGAAATGATGAtagtaaaaagaagaaaaaaatatattgatgagAGTACATGAAAAAACGAGGGCGGCGGCGGCTCCAAGGAAGCCAAAGAAAGGAGCGGTTTCGTCGCCGCTGAAGGCAGCCATACTGGTTTTGTTCGGAGAGAAAGCGATATCTGTCGGGGTTGATCGTTCTTTTATGGGTAgctgttttctcttttgtttgttttgttttcacttcccttttcttatatttttcacttctttttgttctctcctttgttttttttatctctccTTTATCTTACACAATAACAATGTTGgatactatttttaattaattgttttttcaaatttaatatttggaatttgttatattaaaaaatgtaaaaaattaaatatttttcaaaattaaaaattaaaagaaaaattttaaatttagaggACAAAAGAAACTAACTCTATATTCAagaatctaaaaatatatttaaataaaaaattatgagatgAGGTTTATTTGAAATCACTCTAATTGGTCTCGTTTTTTCACTATCATCAgcaaaagaaactaaaattggGCTCTAGCTTGGTTTCACTAACCGTGATCTGTTTTATTGGCTTTCTACACCACACAGTTATATCTTTATCACCTCCTTTTTGTTTTAGATTGAGGTTTTTAAAacgtaatttattttattatacggaaagttcttctcaaaataaataagaattttcGTGAGAATTTGTGTGATTgtggaagaaaaataaaaatggactAAACATGCACATTAAGTGAAGCCTTTCGCATATGAACAACTAACATGTTTTTGTTGAGTACTTTCCTGAATTCAAAATTGTATTTCAAATTATGTATTTCATAATActatttatgttttgaattacACATCCTATAAGAAacactaaatttatatatgctCTTATGGATtgtaaaatccaaaaaaatttcCGATTACATAATTGGAAAAACTCTAAACCACATTCTCGTATAAATAacaaaggataaaataaaattttaaaaacatggAGGTGTATGAATAAATTAAGCGCTGCAGAAAGAAATACCCATTTTTGGATGGCCTTGTACACTTTCCGTGGTCCACCGTCTATATATTTTAAGaggttttggattttttttttcttctcagaacattctattaaaataatcaagtgGATTTTCTTCCACAACAAAcaattcatttataatttttttatgtaaggttttttttttatttaaaaaaagtaagtaaaataatatattttgaggaaacaaaataaaatataaaattgaaaccGAAATTTTGACTCAAGCATAATAGCGAAACATAAGTTTTAGAGTCTTTGTTAGcccaatttttttaagaaaacaagaaaaattaaacattattttggTTTCACGATACAAAGCATCTTTGTCATGATTatagacaaaataaaatcaGCTGTAGATGAAATTAAACTCTTTttggttaatatatttttctagatatataagagaaaatcatatttaaaagcaaagatcaaaacaatttcatttttaaa contains:
- the LOC108323787 gene encoding V-type proton ATPase 16 kDa proteolipid subunit isoform X2; translation: MAAFSGDETAPFFGFLGAAAALVFSCMGAAYGTAKSGVGVASMGVMRPELVMKSIVPVVMAGVLGIYGLIIAVIISTGINPKAKSYYLFDGYAHLSSGLACGLAGLSAGMAIGIVGDAGVRANAQQPKLFVGMILILIFAEALALYGLIVGIILSSRAGQSRAD
- the LOC108323787 gene encoding V-type proton ATPase 16 kDa proteolipid subunit isoform X1: MAAFSGDETAPFFGFLGAAAALVFSCMGAAYGTAKSGVGVASMGVMRPELVMKSIVPVVMAGVLGIYGLIIAVIISTGINPKAKSYYLFDGYAHLSSGLACGLAGLSAGMAIGIVGDAGVRYSSFQSFPFHYELFFLLFGSSYCYCSVFLLLVSYQILRMWGGVCVYGFTL